A section of the Rummeliibacillus pycnus genome encodes:
- a CDS encoding dUTP diphosphatase has protein sequence MNLQKLFEAQAVLDADIEKHHPVQDGEDRLSKKILALLVELGECANEWRGFKFWSSYQGETVNDAVCEACNGEGFFDYFNPVDGHSTEDCENCDGTGLNPLLLEYVDCLHFAFDIWNENPPCTTNEMQAIMKGVLEKEEAKNPMYVFLDLFNELSFYDKDNRGVIGVLKKLAELSKALNFTWDQIEQAYFVKNKINHQRQAAGY, from the coding sequence ATGAACTTACAAAAATTATTTGAAGCACAAGCAGTGCTTGATGCAGATATAGAAAAACATCATCCAGTACAAGATGGTGAAGATCGGTTAAGTAAAAAGATTTTGGCTTTACTCGTTGAACTTGGTGAATGTGCGAATGAGTGGCGTGGGTTTAAGTTTTGGAGTAGTTACCAAGGCGAAACAGTGAATGATGCTGTTTGTGAAGCATGCAACGGAGAAGGATTTTTCGATTATTTTAATCCAGTAGATGGACATAGCACAGAGGATTGTGAAAATTGCGATGGTACAGGTCTTAATCCACTGTTACTAGAATACGTCGATTGCCTTCACTTCGCATTCGATATTTGGAATGAGAATCCACCATGTACCACAAATGAAATGCAAGCAATCATGAAGGGGGTATTAGAAAAAGAGGAAGCTAAAAATCCTATGTATGTATTTTTAGATTTATTTAATGAATTATCGTTTTACGACAAAGATAATCGTGGTGTTATTGGTGTGCTGAAAAAATTAGCAGAGTTGTCAAAAGCACTCAACTTCACATGGGACCAAATAGAACAAGCATACTTCGTTAAAAATAAAATTAATCACCAACGCCAAGCAGCTGGATACTAG